A portion of the Bacteroides faecium genome contains these proteins:
- a CDS encoding Ig-like domain-containing protein produces the protein MRKLVYKKILYFLLLATPLLQYGCKEEEQDIALESFTLNTSDILIGVDEIQSVVAVASPDDMTDKLKWESANPEIAQVQSNEPGLVSGIIGLKVGTTTITASTADGKVKQSLPVRVIVKVTGIKLSPEVPIAPGKIRYDVLFTPADASIQDLTWTSSDPEVASVDNGVVTALSRGSSIITATTVEGGRSAFVEVFVSGNPPVFGKEYCTITGYGEYCPDEVRTEGAAQNLSHVNTAIPTNNYKYYPEDRLIVKRGSDFTLHLVQSNNWSCSAVWIDWNGDRNFTNDGERIAVFGDFEGTNNGPYSISVHVPADAALDVVRMRAATVDSWAVDLSAFEPCGSVRHGTVKDFDVEITD, from the coding sequence ATGAGAAAACTAGTTTACAAAAAAATCCTTTATTTTTTGTTACTTGCAACTCCTTTGTTGCAGTACGGCTGTAAAGAGGAAGAGCAAGACATTGCGCTCGAAAGTTTCACGTTAAATACGTCGGATATATTGATAGGTGTTGATGAAATACAGTCTGTTGTAGCTGTTGCGTCTCCGGACGATATGACGGATAAGCTGAAGTGGGAATCTGCCAATCCCGAAATAGCGCAGGTACAATCCAATGAACCGGGGTTGGTATCCGGCATTATCGGGCTGAAAGTGGGTACCACTACCATAACCGCCTCTACTGCGGACGGAAAAGTGAAACAGTCGCTTCCGGTCAGGGTGATTGTAAAAGTGACGGGAATAAAGTTGTCGCCTGAAGTTCCCATAGCTCCGGGGAAAATACGGTATGATGTCCTTTTCACACCGGCGGATGCTTCTATTCAGGACTTGACCTGGACTTCGAGCGACCCCGAAGTAGCTAGTGTGGATAATGGCGTGGTGACAGCACTCTCGCGAGGTTCTTCCATCATAACGGCCACTACGGTGGAAGGTGGACGAAGCGCGTTCGTCGAGGTGTTTGTAAGCGGTAATCCGCCGGTGTTCGGCAAAGAATATTGTACGATTACAGGTTATGGTGAATATTGCCCGGATGAAGTCCGCACCGAGGGAGCTGCGCAAAACCTGTCGCACGTGAATACTGCCATACCGACTAATAATTATAAGTACTATCCCGAAGACCGCCTTATCGTGAAAAGAGGCAGTGACTTTACACTTCATCTGGTACAATCGAACAACTGGTCATGCAGTGCTGTGTGGATAGACTGGAACGGTGACAGGAATTTCACAAATGACGGAGAACGTATTGCAGTGTTCGGCGACTTTGAAGGGACGAATAATGGCCCGTATAGCATATCCGTACACGTTCCGGCAGATGCTGCGCTTGATGTTGTGCGTATGCGGGCGGCTACTGTGGATTCATGGGCTGTCGATCTTTCTGCTTTCGAACCGTGCGGCAGTGTGAGACATGGTACTGTCAAGGACTTTGACGTGGAGATTACGGACTAA
- a CDS encoding hybrid sensor histidine kinase/response regulator transcription factor, whose product MKNNTLLTGLLLLFFLTLTNAQAQLRHTEFLNIGVENGLSHSSVTSIAQDSVGFIWVGTKHGLNRYDGTNFKIYSQHEPYQIGNDISILNIDSRNRLWVGTNGDGLFLYNPLNDTFQPIPLDSSPGRSNHYMEIHALFEDKDGIMWIATEKGIYSYDASGKSRHYQLKEDKSDSSNKNDIRAMLEAPADRIWIGTFGSGLYLFDKKSGEFTHFDTKPFDGLKDNTDYINALFTDEKGNLLVGTNGQGLKYFDFQQNRISNYLAGTPYDDLLIVRCIWQDKLNNLWIGTDGLGILHITRKPGQPLEIKNYQNNHNVHNSLSSNTINVFFEDRQSNLWIGSAKKGINLIKKETTNIEQYYSDGKGEYKIPVLSVFHDKHGLWLGTDGEGLTLLKSRHEKSHYEISRFFCKATNNGYVGDFIQCIKPANDGSFWIAIYAQGLHRFYPEMQNTRDETGKSIPRHFISHNNVQDILVLPSGDLWIATWGGGLVYFDTKVQMSWPYKHEPGNPASLGGDNVLALSPDSDGCLWLATYGDGLSMYNPVTKKFKNYKAENYPGLASNYIFALLRGDDNCLWLATKEGPVRFNPKTSEFETIPMNEADMQRRNTVSLLKDKDGNIWAGTQKGIMRIQKDNNQVSFIPGLYDNFCLKSAFKDEDGKLYFGSNERVVAFYPSQIQFETPVPAMCLTGFKLFSKPVAINAQSVLKQQICFEKKIVLKHNQSVFSIEYAALDYSFSKNINYEFKLAGRDEDWQSVGTQNTVTFTNLPSGKYTFMVRPAGEPSYQQATPAQIEIQVLPPFWLTWWAYLIYFILIIITLYLFRRYTLKWSEIKNELKLEKFKREQEEHIYELKQHFFTNISHDIRTPLTLIAGSINKLFNRENMDAAEQKYLKLIKTNTNRLLNLTGELLNFRKLETGNVTLRVSEENLVEFVQEIYISYTQFAINKHIEYKFEYSQPEISVWIDKVQFERAVCNLISNAFKYTPEKGEISVKVNYANDGEATVSVADTGEGIEAGEISHIFNRFYQVDRQAEGNGFGVGLAITREIVLLHGGNIQVKSARGKGSEFTIHLQPGKEHLKNAEFISSPSKASILSEYFTDDEVKVAPDRLPEQDLKEFSVLLIEDNPDIRTYLTDLLSPQYSIYEASNGQEGFERALELVPDIIISDIMMPVMDGIAFCRKLKSDMRISHIPVILLTARTLVNSIIEGFETGADEYLTKPFNEHILLTRVNNLLQNRKRIREQIKKEAIINPQEISLTSQDSIFLSKLVSYIEEHIEEPELNIAQMASTMAMSHSNLYKKIKALTGMTVIGFVKDFRLKRAAQLLVQNQLNITEIAYMVGYSERRYFSDDFKKRFGQSPKEYMEKHKKPEI is encoded by the coding sequence ATGAAAAACAACACACTGCTTACAGGATTACTGCTCCTGTTCTTCCTTACACTGACAAACGCCCAAGCGCAACTCCGGCATACCGAGTTTCTAAACATAGGTGTCGAGAACGGTCTTTCGCACAGCAGTGTCACCAGCATTGCCCAGGACAGCGTCGGATTTATCTGGGTGGGAACCAAACACGGATTAAACAGGTATGATGGAACCAACTTCAAAATCTACTCCCAACACGAACCTTATCAAATAGGAAACGATATTTCCATTCTGAACATTGACAGCCGGAACCGTCTTTGGGTAGGAACCAACGGCGACGGTCTTTTCCTCTACAATCCTCTCAACGATACCTTCCAGCCTATACCCTTAGACTCCTCTCCCGGTAGAAGCAATCATTACATGGAAATCCACGCACTGTTCGAAGATAAGGACGGGATTATGTGGATTGCTACCGAAAAGGGAATTTACTCGTATGATGCATCAGGTAAATCCAGGCATTACCAACTGAAAGAGGACAAATCCGATTCATCAAACAAGAATGATATCAGAGCCATGCTCGAAGCACCTGCCGACCGGATTTGGATTGGCACATTCGGCTCGGGGCTTTATCTTTTCGATAAGAAATCGGGTGAGTTCACGCATTTCGACACAAAACCATTCGACGGATTAAAGGACAATACCGATTATATCAATGCATTATTTACGGACGAGAAAGGGAACTTACTTGTCGGAACCAACGGGCAGGGACTGAAATATTTCGATTTCCAACAAAATAGAATTTCAAACTACCTGGCAGGTACTCCGTATGACGACCTGCTCATCGTCAGATGCATCTGGCAGGATAAACTCAACAACCTGTGGATAGGAACCGACGGGCTAGGCATATTGCACATCACAAGAAAGCCCGGACAGCCGCTCGAAATTAAAAACTATCAAAACAACCATAACGTACACAATTCTCTTTCGTCAAACACGATTAATGTATTTTTCGAAGACCGGCAATCTAACCTATGGATAGGCAGCGCGAAAAAAGGAATCAACCTGATAAAAAAGGAAACGACAAATATCGAGCAGTATTATAGTGACGGCAAAGGGGAATATAAGATACCTGTCCTTTCTGTTTTTCACGACAAGCACGGGCTCTGGCTGGGAACTGACGGGGAAGGTCTGACTTTATTGAAATCCCGGCATGAGAAATCCCATTACGAGATTTCCCGTTTTTTCTGTAAAGCGACCAACAACGGATATGTAGGCGATTTCATCCAATGTATCAAACCTGCCAATGACGGAAGTTTCTGGATAGCCATTTACGCCCAGGGACTGCACCGTTTCTATCCTGAGATGCAAAATACCCGCGATGAAACGGGTAAATCCATTCCCCGGCATTTCATTTCCCACAATAACGTCCAGGACATTCTTGTCTTGCCTTCCGGCGACTTATGGATAGCCACTTGGGGCGGCGGACTTGTCTATTTCGACACCAAGGTTCAAATGAGCTGGCCATATAAGCACGAACCGGGAAATCCGGCATCACTCGGCGGGGACAATGTGCTGGCATTAAGTCCCGACAGTGACGGGTGTCTATGGCTGGCAACGTATGGTGACGGACTGTCAATGTATAATCCGGTCACCAAGAAATTCAAGAATTACAAAGCTGAAAATTATCCCGGACTAGCCAGCAACTACATTTTCGCCTTACTGCGTGGAGACGACAACTGTCTATGGCTGGCTACGAAAGAGGGGCCTGTCCGTTTCAATCCCAAGACCTCAGAGTTTGAAACGATTCCGATGAATGAGGCCGACATGCAACGCCGGAACACCGTAAGCCTGCTGAAAGACAAAGACGGAAACATTTGGGCAGGCACCCAGAAAGGAATCATGCGTATTCAAAAGGATAATAACCAGGTAAGCTTTATCCCCGGTCTTTATGATAACTTTTGTCTCAAATCTGCCTTTAAAGATGAAGACGGGAAACTGTACTTCGGTAGCAACGAACGGGTAGTAGCTTTTTATCCTTCCCAAATACAATTTGAAACGCCTGTTCCCGCAATGTGTCTCACCGGCTTCAAACTGTTCAGCAAGCCTGTAGCCATAAATGCCCAAAGTGTGCTGAAACAACAGATATGTTTTGAGAAGAAAATAGTTCTCAAACACAACCAGAGCGTATTTTCCATAGAATATGCCGCTTTGGACTATTCTTTCTCCAAGAATATAAACTATGAGTTCAAGTTGGCCGGCAGGGATGAGGACTGGCAAAGCGTGGGTACTCAGAATACAGTTACTTTCACTAATCTTCCGTCCGGCAAATATACCTTTATGGTACGTCCCGCCGGTGAGCCTTCTTATCAGCAGGCAACACCCGCACAAATTGAAATTCAGGTGCTTCCCCCCTTCTGGCTTACCTGGTGGGCTTATCTTATCTATTTTATTCTTATCATAATCACCCTGTATCTATTCCGTAGATATACCTTAAAATGGTCGGAAATCAAAAATGAATTGAAACTTGAGAAATTCAAGCGTGAACAGGAAGAACATATCTACGAACTGAAACAGCATTTTTTCACGAATATCTCACATGATATCCGAACGCCGCTCACTTTGATTGCAGGCTCTATCAACAAACTTTTCAACAGAGAAAACATGGATGCAGCCGAACAGAAATACCTGAAACTGATAAAAACCAATACCAACCGCCTACTGAACCTCACCGGAGAATTACTGAATTTCAGAAAACTGGAAACGGGAAACGTCACCCTTCGGGTATCCGAGGAAAATCTGGTTGAGTTTGTGCAAGAAATCTACATCAGTTATACCCAGTTTGCCATCAACAAGCATATTGAGTATAAATTCGAATATTCACAACCGGAAATCAGCGTTTGGATAGATAAAGTGCAATTCGAGAGAGCCGTTTGCAACCTCATCTCCAACGCGTTCAAATACACTCCCGAAAAAGGAGAAATTTCAGTGAAAGTCAATTATGCCAATGACGGGGAAGCGACCGTTTCAGTCGCCGACACAGGAGAAGGAATCGAAGCCGGGGAAATCAGCCATATCTTCAATCGCTTCTATCAGGTGGACAGGCAGGCTGAAGGCAACGGTTTCGGTGTAGGGTTAGCCATTACACGTGAAATCGTACTGTTGCATGGCGGAAATATCCAGGTGAAAAGCGCCAGAGGGAAAGGTTCTGAATTTACCATTCATCTCCAACCGGGAAAAGAACATTTAAAGAACGCTGAGTTTATATCATCTCCTTCAAAAGCCAGTATTCTGTCGGAGTATTTCACGGATGACGAGGTAAAAGTAGCTCCCGACCGCCTACCGGAACAGGATTTAAAAGAGTTCTCCGTATTACTGATTGAAGACAATCCCGACATCAGAACTTATCTGACCGACCTGCTATCGCCACAATATTCGATATACGAGGCTTCAAACGGGCAGGAAGGCTTCGAAAGGGCTTTGGAGCTCGTTCCCGATATTATTATAAGTGACATTATGATGCCTGTCATGGACGGCATCGCTTTCTGCCGAAAACTAAAAAGTGACATGAGAATCAGTCATATTCCTGTTATTCTATTAACTGCCAGAACCTTAGTCAATTCTATTATCGAGGGATTTGAAACCGGAGCCGATGAATATCTGACTAAACCATTCAACGAACATATCCTGTTGACCAGAGTCAACAACTTATTGCAAAACAGGAAAAGAATCAGGGAACAAATTAAGAAGGAAGCTATTATCAATCCGCAGGAGATAAGCCTGACGTCACAGGACAGTATCTTTCTTTCCAAATTAGTCAGCTATATCGAAGAACATATTGAAGAGCCTGAACTAAATATCGCTCAAATGGCAAGTACGATGGCAATGAGCCATTCCAACCTGTATAAAAAGATAAAAGCGCTCACAGGCATGACAGTTATTGGATTCGTAAAGGATTTCCGATTGAAAAGAGCCGCACAACTGCTTGTCCAAAACCAACTGAATATTACCGAAATCGCTTATATGGTAGGTTATTCGGAACGACGCTATTTCAGCGATGATTTCAAAAAGAGGTTTGGGCAGAGTCCTAAAGAGTATATGGAGAAACATAAAAAGCCGGAAATTTAA
- a CDS encoding HU family DNA-binding protein, whose protein sequence is MALRYVVKKATFGFDKDKNEKYVARPFNVVNVDFKMLCDQVTRVGFVPRGTVKSVLDGLIDSLKTYMEIGASVSLGDFGTFRPSFGCKSQNDAAGVTTETLKNRKIIFTPGSLLKDMIKTVSIQKLETSDTKVSTPPSGGGNEGDGETPDPAA, encoded by the coding sequence ATGGCACTGAGATATGTAGTCAAAAAAGCAACCTTTGGCTTTGACAAGGACAAAAATGAGAAATATGTAGCACGACCATTCAACGTGGTTAACGTTGATTTTAAAATGTTATGCGACCAAGTAACCAGAGTCGGATTCGTTCCACGCGGTACAGTAAAATCTGTCCTTGACGGATTGATTGATTCACTGAAAACGTATATGGAAATCGGAGCGTCCGTCAGTCTCGGAGATTTTGGAACTTTCCGCCCCTCTTTCGGCTGTAAAAGCCAGAACGATGCAGCGGGAGTAACTACGGAGACCTTAAAGAATCGTAAGATTATCTTTACACCGGGAAGTCTATTGAAAGACATGATAAAAACAGTCAGTATTCAGAAACTGGAAACTTCGGATACTAAAGTTTCTACGCCTCCCAGTGGTGGTGGCAATGAAGGCGACGGTGAAACACCGGATCCGGCAGCATAA
- a CDS encoding ComF family protein → MKHTLFIKDWLGSFLSLFFPHCCIVCGRPLAKGEECLCTMCNINLPRTDYHLRKDNPVEKQFWGKIPLERATSFFFYRKGSDFRQILHQLKYGGQKGIGAIMGRYMAAELLESGFFEGVDVILPVPLHKKKQQIRGYNQSEWIARGISAVTGISIDTESVVRRKNTETQTRKSSLERWENVEGIFELHHAESLTGKHVLIVDDVLTTGATTVECASCLTDIEGIRISVLTLAMAE, encoded by the coding sequence ATGAAACACACACTCTTTATAAAAGACTGGCTTGGTTCATTCTTATCCTTGTTCTTTCCCCATTGCTGCATAGTTTGTGGCAGGCCGTTGGCGAAAGGTGAAGAATGTCTTTGCACAATGTGCAATATCAATCTCCCACGCACAGATTACCATCTTCGAAAAGACAATCCCGTAGAAAAACAGTTTTGGGGAAAGATTCCATTGGAACGAGCCACCTCTTTCTTCTTTTACCGGAAAGGAAGTGACTTCCGGCAAATTCTACACCAACTCAAATACGGCGGACAAAAAGGCATCGGGGCAATCATGGGGCGTTATATGGCAGCCGAATTGCTGGAATCCGGTTTCTTTGAAGGGGTGGATGTAATACTTCCCGTGCCGTTGCACAAAAAGAAACAGCAGATTCGTGGTTATAATCAAAGCGAATGGATAGCCCGGGGGATTTCCGCTGTGACAGGAATTTCTATAGACACGGAATCTGTAGTGCGCCGAAAGAATACGGAGACACAGACACGTAAGTCCTCTTTGGAGCGTTGGGAGAATGTGGAAGGAATCTTTGAGTTGCATCATGCGGAATCTCTGACCGGAAAGCACGTTCTGATTGTAGATGATGTGTTGACTACCGGGGCCACCACCGTGGAATGTGCGTCTTGTCTGACTGATATAGAAGGAATACGGATTAGTGTGCTGACGTTGGCGATGGCGGAATAA